cacttttgtttcattttacTTTCCTTaattctttgttcttttaggGAGGTGGGGATAAAAAATGATGCACATTTATTTCTGCAATTTTCATTAATACATGAAAGTATTCttgaggaaagaaaagaaaaaggcattGTGTGGTAAAATTGCTCTCGACTTCTAAAGTGAGTTTTTCACTGTGATAAGTTCACACGAGTCACACTTGTAGACGAAATGATGTGGTGAAAAATGATGAAGGatgtattttccttttttattttttgaagaaGTTATTCCGTGGACCTCCTCTTTCGAGTGGGGCggaaatgaaaaattgatGTTAGCTAATTATGGTTGGAAAAatgttcatttatttggatGAATTCGTGGAAGAAataaatgtatttattttattgttatgCTTGTAAGTAACACCAAATAATACCAGGCtgtatgttttgtttattttggaaAGATCACAATTAAGGTTATTTCTAGGGTGATTTATAGTTTGTAATAGTTCAATCAAGATTCATACGATTTAGcatctatttttgtttttattattttcttatgtttttctGGATGGCTTCAATTTCCTGCAAAAAGGTATTGTCAAGTGAGTAAGGTCTGAGTCCTCTTCCAAGAACGTGGTGTTCTGTTCTTCCCGTAACATGATCAATTGTCTTCTATGAAGGTTCTATAGTTTGAACTCTAAAAGATTGACATCCCGCGCTAAACAGCGTTTTGTAGACAATGAGCTTGAGCTACATGTTTCGTTTTTGCTCTTGATTGCCTTGCCATTGATCCATTATGCCATGCATCAAAGAAGATGAGGATGATTATATGTTAGGCTTCAATTGATGATTAGCCAATTTGAAAGAAATCTGTTTTAGTGCTTTATGAGGGAGCTTCTATAACGATGGGCTATGTTGAGAGGTTATAATTTGGGCTTTAATCCAGTCCAATAATAACTctatattggattggatggcTATTAAGGATCCCCTCATTCTAATCTCTCTATAGGCATGAGGGAAagctttttaattttagtcatcaaatgaAATGATAGGATATTACTTGGACATAACTGAggttaagagagagagagactaaaTGTGAATAAATGAAAGGTGACATCTTTTTGGTATCCCTACTTTTGGGACTGGTCTGGGCATTTCTAGCATTAAGCAGTTCAATAATTCCCTTTTTAACGTGAAAAGATGTCACAAATCCAAATTCCTTGGTGTCGGTAAATACTTTTTCAATCGCATCACTAGCTAATCAGCacaaacaacaagaagatATTAAGAAGAAAGACCCATCAAATCACAGTGGCAGGGCCGTCGATCGAACCAGATCGACGAGGGGATGTGATATCTTAAATAAAAGATTATGAAACACGTGTGCCGCGCAGCATCAAACTTGATCCAACTCTCTCGCATCCGTTCACGTGGCAGACATGAAAAGGCACTTGGTAGTTGTAGTTGATCCCCATACAATCCTCATAAACCAGAAAGCGTAAAAATACAAACTCTCACTCTCGCTTCCAGACTTTCCACTCTTCCACTTCCAGCTTCCATTCCATGTAGCTGAAAAAACGCTCGAGGGTCCTCCCTTTTTGGTTCTTCCTTTCTCAAGCCACCATCTTTCTCTGGAATTCGATTCCCTTTGGGTTCAATATTCTTTCAGAATTTCAGAACTTTTATCATCATCAGTCCGCAAAGATCACAAAATGCTTCGAACCCCACATTGGTACGATTCACATGTCGCTAAGTTCCATCTCTTTGCATCACCCTTCTCTTCTCACAATGGCTCTTCATGTACTGTAGCTTCTCCTGTCCTTGACATGGGGTAATTTTTCGCTACATCTctgttttcttccttttgtgtATTGTTTCCTCTCATTGTAGTCTAACAGGTTCTTAATGATGCACATGATTGAATTTTCAGTTTAATGGTTTGGATTTCCATTTCTGTTCCTTATTAAGTTTTTGGAGTCCATTTTAAGGAATAAACTTtggtgggtttttgttttaactTAATAAAATTGAGTACTTTCAACTTTCAAGTTTAAAAATATCATGGAATTCTACCAAAATGTATTTGCAGCAGTGAAACTCCCAGTATTTTAGTAGTATACTGTATAGTGATAATTTATGATAGGACATGGTGAAAGTGTTTTATCTTCTAAGCTGGAATGACTAGTTTGATGTTATGGTGCTATTTTGATTTGTGAAGAACCAATTGGGTTATTGTTGATTTGTTTGTTAATGTTTTATTAGATTGAAGTTGATTAAACAAGTATCGGGTAGCAATCAGCAAGGAATTGCCAAGGCATGTTTATCTTTCTATAATGCAATGAAATCAACCttcatattttagtttttcacTGTTATTGATTATATGGTTGGACTTTGGCATAGGTTAGACCCAGGATTGTGTCAAGCATAGAACAGCTAATGTTTACGGTCAGCGTGCTCAAGAACGTGTACTTGAGGTAATTCTTATCATGTAGGATCATATGTTTtaccttatttattttctgaCTGAAACTTCCAGATTATGTAAGAAACTGTAgacataattaattacattcaCAAACGCCATAAGACCTCTACCATTCAGTGGTGGTTTCCATCTAAATGTCAGACCAAGAAAATGATCAATGATTTCTTCCCTTATCTCCTTTTTCTTACCATACCGGAATGGGAGCATTCAACGTTTTCATGTGTTCACCATTTGTGATTATAGGACGAGGCCTCCCAAATGTCAGAGACCAGTCCATCATGGAAAACTTTTCCAGGTCAAGCTTTTCCGCTGGGTGTATCAGAAGTTGACAGTGGGACTAATTTTGCTATCTTTTCACAGCATGCAACTGCTGTCACACTTTGCTTATCACTTCCAGAGAGGTGACACTGTATTTCCATTTAGTTAATTGGTTAATATTCAATTGTTTACAGtcatatatgtgtgtgtgtgtgtgtgtgtgtgtgtgtataaatGTATTCAGGGCATATTCTCTTGTCATAGATCAGTTATGCTATTGTAGAGAAAGGTTTTTTAGGCGCCCTTGAAAATACTTATATTTGgatatttcttctctctcttagtTTCTGAAATTTGTGGTTTGGACTGGGGCTAAAATAGGACTGGGAGGTGTTTGTTACTGTCAATCATCATCTCTCTtaaacgaaaaaaaaagagtacagaATCATCTTTTCAATCTTTGTCCTCCTAATTTATATGGATTTAGCTCTGATTCATAAGGCAGCCATTTCTTCCCTTGCTTCCTGTTCAAATCATTGAGATATTTCTTAAATTAACTTTTTGAAGGAACTAGAGTGATGGAGATTctgaaaaaatttcagatgatttttcacaaaacGACAAAGTCTCTTTGAATCTGAGCCAGTCTGATACAAGATATTCGTCTGTTCATGCTTCTGGGACATTTTCCGTGAATCCTTTTTTCATTATATGGTAGAAGATACTGTTTCTCAAGTTTTCGAGTCATAGAAGATGCTTTGAAAGGTTGGTGTATTCACCAAAGGGCCAATTCTTGCATGGTTGGTGGCTCCTTGTGAGTCTGTGACAAGCTCTAAAAACGAAGACCCTTTCTGTATCTCCACGTTGTGTGTTGTGTAAAGCAGAGGAGGAGAGTGCTCTTCattatatatgttatatattatttttgtgtgcATTGTCCATCAACTTCGTCCCCAACGAAAATCTGGGTTAGGTTCATGCATATTTGTAGTGGTCTGGCTTTGGCCTAGAAATTTGTTGGTGGAATATTACTTAATATAGGGGCTAACAAAAGGACAATCATCCTTTGGTGTAGTTCGGCGTCGGTTACAATGTGGGTGTttggtggaaaaaaaaaagtgcaatTGATAATAAGGTGGATGACGTTTGCCTTTATTTGGAActaacatgttttttttatataggaAATGGTACAAAGTAGATTTTTAACTTCACCTGGGCATCTTTGTCTTGATTAGAGGGAGCTTTGACCTGAGTGCAATTTAGTTTCTTGTTTAAGTTCGTACTGTAGTTTCGTTTTAGATGGACATCATCTCCACcctttttgtagatactctttctttatttttaataaagttttgtttcaaataaaagaaagtcCTGTCTTTCTAATGCTCAATTTGTTGTACTACTTGTCAATACTACTTGTCAATTCTCCTACCTGTAATTAATTGATGTGAAGGTTTTCAAGTTTATTGTTCCTGtgatcttttcattttttttgtttgaagtttTCCCCAGACTCATGCTtttcatgaatataatttttgtCAAGGAAAGGCTTGGAAGGGTGGATGGTGGAATGATGGAGTTCTCTTTGGATCGTAATGTAAACAAGACAGGTGACATTTGGCACATATGTATCAAGGTAATATTTGATTTAGCTTGTAactgattttttatatttatttacgtTGCTCAAATCACTACCTTTCTTTGTGCTGTCTTTTGTTCAAGGAGGACAGTTTTCCTTAGCTTGAACAAGTACAACTCTCTTTCTTtgtctccctctccctctctctctcttccttgaAAATGGCAATATATCTCCTGATGTAGTTGTCATCACTCATGATAATGAAATTATATCTTTACAGGATTTGCCCCGGAGCAATGTTCTCTATGGTTATCGTATGGATGGGCCACGAGGTTGGCATGAGGGGCATCGATTTGACAGCAGAGTTGTGCTTATAGATCCTTACGCAAAGCTGGTTGATGGCCGCCGGTTTTTTGGAGATAGCAGCAAAAAGTTTTCTAAGTTTCTTGGAACTTATGATTTTGATAGCTTGCCTTTTGCTTGGGGAGACAACTACAAGCTCCCAAATATACCTGAGGTAAATAAGTTTCTATATATGTTTGTCATGCAGTAAATAGGATAAATTGTTGTCTTGacgcatctctctctctctctctctctctctctctctctctctcttcgacATCACATCTTATGGTTGATAAGAAAACTCATAACtgaatatacatatatacatgtactCATGGGTGATAGGAGTTAAttcttgttttaaaaattattttcctttgtttttttgggccaaataaaaatttgatgcTTCATCTTGTTACATCTTAACCTGTATGTTTGCTGCTGTTTTTTCAGAAGGATCTTGTTATATATGAAATGAACGTTCGTGCATTTACGGCCTCTGAATCCAGTGGTCTGGATCCAGATATTCGTGGTAGCTACCTTGGTGTGATTGAGAAGGTAATAGTTGATTCTAGCAAGATAAATGACAATATACAATCTGCTGAAACAAAAGTCCAATATTTTTGGTCAATTATCTGAATACTCCCTTCAACTCTATCCTTCTTTACCTTGGTTTTATAACAATTTTGGATGTGTTTCTAGcaatttcaattgtttttattttgttttcaagcGACACTTCAGAATTACCCGAAAACTAGAACTGGTTGATGGTAAGGAGCTACCTCTGGAAACACATATATGGATTTCTTAGGTTTTTATTTACTACCTCTTAACTGCTCTTTTAATCATCAAAAACTTAGGATTTGGTTTAAATATTATAGTTGTTTGAGTGATGCCCAATTACCCATAGGTGCAGGCAATAAAAATTGAGTTTCTTGCTAAATTGTTCTGGCTGGACACAGTTTCCATCAGACAAGACTAGTGAACTTCTAAGGGGGCTTGGATTCTAATGTTCTGAAGGAAATGATTTACAATGTGAATGCATCGGGTGCTTTCTCACATGAAATGATGTGTGGCAAGTTGAAGACAAATCATGAATAATGACAACATATGCTGTCTAATGTGCTTAGAGTTATCCCAATCATTTAACATTCTTTGAATAGAAGAATAGctatttaattgttttgatATGATGAACTTCTCTGACGTTTTTCCCTCCATTTTAATTCTAAGATTCCACACCTTCAAGAGCTTGGTATCAATGCAGTGGAGTTGCTGCCTgtctttgaatttgatgagTTTGAGTTTCAGAGGCGACCAAATCCTAGAGATCACATGGTAACTAAACCAATTTCTCCTGTTTTCAACTGAAATGTTTatataaaagttaaaacatgTAGCAGTAGTTATTTCGATTGAGCTCTGAAAAAGCCGAGTGATCTAATTTACCAATGTCTCTGAAGATAAATACATGGGGCTACTCAACAATAAATTTCTTTGCTCCTATGAGCCGCTATGCTAGTGATGGTGGAGGACCCCTTAAAGCTTCCCAGGAATTTAAACAAATGGTTAAAGCCTTGCATGGTGCTGGGATAGAGGTAAATTACATCTTTTTGCAATGTTCCTGTTATTGCAGTTTTGAAacaatatatttgttttttttgtacagGTCATTTTGGATGTTGTCTATAATCATACTAATGAAGCTGATGACGCCAACCCTTATACCACTTCATTTCGTGGCATAGATAATAAGGTGACGCTTAATTATTGTGCTTTTTAGGGCAGAGTTTAGTATGGCTTtaaatcttttatttaattacaacTTCTTTAAAACActgggattttatttttcaaaataaaattttgtatgaataaatattatatttttctttataaatgaCGCATCCTACATCTACAGGTTTATTACATGCTGGACCTAAACAACAATGGCCAATTACTGAACTTCTCTGGCTGCGGTAATTCAATTGTCTTTCCCGACTGTTTTCTTACCCCTTATCTCTTCTTCTAAAGATATATATTAAGTGaacttccttctctcttctatCAATTGTCTTTCTTGTATGGAAATGCTGATGGTGCTTTTCCATCCATTTCTTACAAATGAAGTATGTTTCGTCTTTTATTGCTGGTATGTTTATTTTGCATGAAGTGAGGAAAAGTTTATAGGATGTTTATATAATGCTGTACTGGTATGTTTATTTCTTATATGATATGAAAATGGATATGTCAATGAAGAAGGGAAGGTGTATGTATTTTACTATAAATGAAACTTAATAGAGAACAAACTTTTTGGACTTTACTGCTGGATTCTGGAAGCAAAACAGAATTGGTTTTTCTCTAGAATGAAGGTTAAAACTATTATTGTTAGCATATGAAGGTCTTAAGGTTTTTTCTGCTGGTTTTCAGGGAACACATTAAACTGTAACCATCCTGTTGTCATGGAGCTCATAATAGATAGCTTAAGACACTGGTAAGGACACGATTCATACATTGtctttatttgttaatttatgtgatGAATAGATAGTTCATATCAAGCTTCATACTTCCTCTTTTGTTACCCATTTTCAGGGTCAATGAATATCACGTGGATGGATTTAGATTTGACCTTGCCAGTGTTCTTTGTCGGGGATCAGATGGAAGTCCGCTGAGTGCACCACCAGTTATTAGGGTAAGTCATTAGCGTTTTTGTTTGGATGGTTGACAGTAGTTTGATTTATCTAGCTTAGTGTGCATATATTCTCTCTATGTATCTAATTTCGAAATCAAGATCTTGGTTATTGTGAATTTCTAAAGATTTCCGTTGTTACTCATACACTTACAAGTTTGTCGTCAATGGTCATTGATATGACGCATTACCTGTGAGTTGTGAATTATGTTCTCTATCTGTTGAGTTTATACAGACATGCCTTCTAGTTATCGCATAAAGATTCTAGAAGTTTAGTTGTGTGAGGATTGACTTAGTGTTCTTTGTTGGACCAGGCTATTGCAAAAGATTCCATCCTATCAAGATGTAAAATTATTTCCGAACCTTGGGACTGTGGAGGCCTTTATCTCGTTGGAAGATTTCCAAATTGGGACAGGTAATCTATGCTACAAATTTACATTTCATCGTAGTGATACGGGACAGACTGTTAGCCTgttattgaataatatttaTCATTAATAAAAGTTATTTCCCTTCTTAAAAAAAAGGGGACATGCCTCTATTCTAGCCTCTTTTAGACTTAACCTCTGATTTTGTGCTTTTCTTCATGTCTATTTTGGGAATTATCTAACTTGTCAGGAAAGAGTTATAATTCATCATCTCCATCAAAAGGATGATTCTTATTGAACAATATGACAATCTAAtcttattaaaagaaaataaggatACTCGTTGCATCACTTAACAAGTCTGTAAAACTGGATGGGAGCGTATGCTTCTATAAATAAAGTTCTTGTTTTTGGTCTGActgattttataaataaactaGGATTCTAAGTAATTGAGTAGTTAAAAGATGACATGAAATCAAGTAACATTGGAAGGCTTGCTCCTGTGGAAGTTTGGATTGTTCAACTCCATTACTTATGAGATTCCTTTAAATGCAGGTGGGCAGAATGGAATGGGAAATACCGTGACGACTTAAGGAGATTTATAAAGGTATTTCCATGAGATGATAATTGTATTGCTTAGATGGGTCTATAACTTCTTCACACTGTTAACCTTCATGCAAAGTAAAATAACCGATGTAAAAGTAAACATTGAAGTATGTGTATAGACTACGGTTCACAGGAATCTCCTCTGTATCCAAAAAAGGGCTAAATTTGATGAGGAAGGGTGTGCATAAATGTGAATAGGTTTTCGGTTAATTAGATCAATGGATATTGTTTGAAGCTTTGTTATAAACTGATGCAATTGGATGAATTTCGGTAAGATAAAATTCTATTCAGTGCCTTGATATTTCAATAAGATGAGGTTGTTAGTTGATTCTTTCTCTCGAGTCTTGACTAATATCAACTTTCTTTGAGCATTGCATTTACAGCGTCCCTCTTTTTCCTGGCATGATTTTAacctttttattattgttattatttcaaCCTTCTTAGTTCCACTTTCTTGATTCTAATTGTGTGGTTTAGCGGAACTAAAGCAcatttagattttaaattcCATAATGCACACAgatatacgtatatatacatctatataatatatatatatatatgtattccTGTTTTTCAGATCTTTggttaaattttctttatacaGGGCGACTCTGGTATGAAAGGAAGTTTTGCAACTCGTGTTTCTGGATCTGCTGATCTTTACAAAGTAAGCTTtagttttttcattaatatggcTGTATCGTGACTATTGACCATTTAATTCCatttccatgttttttttactatCAATTTGGTATTATTGATGTCAGCCATGCAAACTTGTTAAGCAGGCCTCATtgtacatatttttattttcaactgGGTTAATACCCCCAGCTTAGAAAATCAACTAAGTTGAACTTGGAGATGGTTTACTTGGTTTG
The window above is part of the Prunus dulcis chromosome 1, ALMONDv2, whole genome shotgun sequence genome. Proteins encoded here:
- the LOC117638573 gene encoding isoamylase 3, chloroplastic — encoded protein: MLRTPHWYDSHVAKFHLFASPFSSHNGSSCTVASPVLDMGLKLIKQVSGSNQQGIAKTQDCVKHRTANVYGQRAQERVLEDEASQMSETSPSWKTFPGQAFPLGVSEVDSGTNFAIFSQHATAVTLCLSLPERLGRVDGGMMEFSLDRNVNKTGDIWHICIKDLPRSNVLYGYRMDGPRGWHEGHRFDSRVVLIDPYAKLVDGRRFFGDSSKKFSKFLGTYDFDSLPFAWGDNYKLPNIPEKDLVIYEMNVRAFTASESSGLDPDIRGSYLGVIEKIPHLQELGINAVELLPVFEFDEFEFQRRPNPRDHMINTWGYSTINFFAPMSRYASDGGGPLKASQEFKQMVKALHGAGIEVILDVVYNHTNEADDANPYTTSFRGIDNKVYYMLDLNNNGQLLNFSGCGNTLNCNHPVVMELIIDSLRHWVNEYHVDGFRFDLASVLCRGSDGSPLSAPPVIRAIAKDSILSRCKIISEPWDCGGLYLVGRFPNWDRWAEWNGKYRDDLRRFIKGDSGMKGSFATRVSGSADLYKVNKRKPYHSVNFVIAHDGFTLYDLVSYNFKHNDANGEGGNDGNNDNLSWNCGYEGETDDSTVKAIRSRQMKNFHLALMISQGTPMMLMGDEYGHSRNGNNNSYGHDTAINHFQWGLLEARNSNHFRFFKEVIKFRRTHRVFGRDTFLEKNDVTWHEDNWHNYESKFLAFTFHDNNGGDVYMAFNAHDYFIKVPIPAAPVKRRWFRVVDTNLESPNDFVLDGVPGIKSTYNMAPYSSILLEAK